The following are encoded together in the Juglans microcarpa x Juglans regia isolate MS1-56 chromosome 2D, Jm3101_v1.0, whole genome shotgun sequence genome:
- the LOC121249116 gene encoding transmembrane E3 ubiquitin-protein ligase FLY1-like → MGIGRNSSFWLFERRGLGFVFRIVFGLWIGFVLSRPVTGLRPLRERARSWGDEWLFIRKDESELGSFSEWNITGTYKGTWKFLDSTNSTSRFPEFRKSTGSSIIELVSTPTKITGVHYVQGVIIFHDVFDNKHNVGGAQIRVEGVYIWPFRQLRMVANSGKEGELSQEDDYLLSNPYHLLGVFSSQVFQESPRDKIWRRKHSPIYEMDKHCNIEIAAQVSRVSSTQNDGDRDHYHVEGLMESPAVDDDGDCFSPLLINASSVNIEVYYNKAVNYTLMVTFVSFLQVLLLIRQMEHGNTQSGAAKVSILMIGQQAIMDAYLCLLHLTAGILVESLFNAFATAAFFKFVVFSIFEMRYLLAIWKASRPMNNGEGWETMRRELSVLYSHFYGILLGGILVMYEFHNFLRSILLLFYSFWVPQIITNVVRDSRKPLHPHYILGMTVTRLAIPLYIFGCPNNFMHIEPDKSWCICLALFIGLQASILLLQHYFGSRWFIPRQILPEKYSYYRRFDQDTSRSTDCVICMTAIDLTQRSNDCMVTPCDHFFHSGCLQRWMDIKMECPTCRRALPPA, encoded by the exons ATGGGTATTGGCCGTAATTCAAGCTTTTGGTTGTTTGAGAGGAGGGGATTAGGGTTTGTGTTTCGGATTGTATTTGGATTGTGGATTGGCTTTGTGCTTTCTCGGCCGGTGACGGGTCTGAGACCATTGAGGGAGAGAGCTCGGTCTTGGGGCGATGAG TGGCTATTTATCAGAAAAGATGAGAGCGAGTTGGGTTCATTTTCTGAATGGAACATAACAGGAACTTATAAAG GGACTTGGAAGTTTCTAGATTCCACAAACAGCACTTCCAGGTTTCCAGAATTCAGGAAATCAACTGGCAGTTCAATCATTGAATTAGTGAGTACACCAACAAAAATAACTGGTGTACATTATGTTCAG GGGGTTATTATTTTCCATGATGTCTTTGACAACAAACACAATGTTGGTGGTGCTCAAATCAGGGTGGAAGGTGTATATATATGGCCTTTTAGACAACTTCGAATGGTAGCTAACAG TGGAAAAGAGGGAGAGCTGAGTCAGGAAGATGATTATCTTTTATCCAATCCATATCATTTG CTTGGAGTTTTCTCATCCCAGGTGTTCCAAGAGTCTCCACGAGACAAGATAtggagaagaaaacatt CTCCAATTTATGAAATGGATAAGCATTGTAATATCGAAATTGCGGCCCAAGTCTCACGTGTTTCATCTACCCAAAATG ATGGTGATCGCGATCATTATCATGTAGAAGGATTAATGGAAAGTCCTGCAGTGGATGATGATGGGGATTGCTTCTCACCCTTACTAATAAATGCTAGTTCTGTCAACATTGAGGTCTACTATAACAAGGCAGTGAATTATACTTTGATGGTCACCTTT GTCTCTTTCCTTCAAGTTCTTCTATTAATTCGGCAAATGGAGCATGGAAACACTCAATCC GGTGCCGCCAAAGTTTCAATTTTAATGATTGGCCAACAAGCTATCATGGATGCTTATCTTTGCCTTCTACATCTGACAGCTGGAATACTAGTTG AATCCTTATTTAATGCTTTTGCAACTGCCGCCTTTTTCAAGTTTGTTGTCTTCTCaatttttgagatgagatatcTTCTTGCTATATGGAAGGCAAGTAGGCCTATGAATAATGGAGAAGGTTGGGAGACTATGAGGCGTGAGCTTTCAGTTCTATATAGTCATTTTT ATGGGATCCTTTTGGGAGGCATTCTGGTCATGTATGAGTTTCATAATTTTCTGAGATctattcttctccttttttattCGTTTTGGGTACCTCAAATAATCACCAATGTTGTTCGTGATTCAAGAAAACCTTTGCATCCTCATTACATCTTAGGCATGACTGTTACTCGGCTAGCAATCCCCCTATATATATTTGGCTGCCCTAACAACTTCATGCACATCGAGCCTGACAAGAGTTGGTGCATTTGTTTGGCTTTATTTATTGGACTCCAAGCAtcgattcttcttcttcagcacTACTTTGGGTCTCGTTGGTTCATTCCTCGTCAG ATTCTGCCTGAGAAATATAGCTACTATAGAAGGTTTGATCAGGACACAAGTCGTTCTACAGACTGTGTGATTTGCATGACTGCCATCGATCTTACACAGCGATCTAATGATTGCATG GTGACACCATGTGATCATTTTTTCCATTCCGGTTGTTTACAAAGGTGGATGGATATAAAGATGGAATGCCCGACTTGCCGGCGTGCACTACCACCAGCATAA
- the LOC121249117 gene encoding leucine-rich repeat extensin-like protein 4 has protein sequence MPMASSLVSSLPTRALLLLLLHISFSFNKLAAKHGNFAAHNHHHEHRSHSSSNQRLHQAYIALQAWKRVIYSDPNNFTTNWVGPSVCSYTGVFCAPALDDPKIRVVAGIDFNSADIAGFLPNEIGLLSDLALIHLNSNRFCGIIPETLANLTLLYELDISNNRFVGPFPMVVLSLPSLKYLDIRYNEFEGSLPAQLFSKTLDAILVNNNRFSNTIPQNLGFSTASVVVFANNNFGGCIPSNIYKFADTLEELLLINNNLTGCLPQDLGFLYKLRVLDVSFNNITGPIPYSMAGLSHLEQLNLGHNMLTGIVSDGVCLLPSLTNFTFSYNYFCEETGVCQNSTSRPGVKFDDRRNCLPEKPFQRSKKECNAVLERPVDCSCCESGGGGAAAGPTFAPARAAFAPAAMPAAVPVSPPLSLQVTYKQP, from the coding sequence ATGCCAATGGCTTCATCTCTGGTTTCTTCCTTACCCACTCGTGCCTTACTTCTCTTACTCCTGCACATATCTTTCTCATTCAACAAGCTGGCAGCAAAACATGGCAACTTTGCCGCTCATAACCACCACCACGAACACCGCAGCCACTCCTCATCAAATCAGAGACTCCACCAAGCCTATATTGCCCTCCAGGCATGGAAACGTGTAATCTACTCTGACCCAAACAACTTCACCACCAACTGGGTTGGCCCTTCTGTATGCAGCTACACAGGTGTGTTCTGTGCACCAGCTCTTGATGATCCCAAAATCAGAGTTGTTGCTGGCATTGACTTCAACTCTGCAGACATAGCCGGTTTCCTCCCTAATGAAATAGGGCTTCTCTCTGACCTTGCACTTATCCATCTTAACAGCAACCGCTTCTGTGGCATCATTCCTGAAACTTTGGCCAACTTAACGCTTCTCTATGAGCTTGATATTAGTAACAACAGATTTGTAGGGCCTTTTCCTATGGTTGTGCTCTCTCTTCCCTCACTAAAGTACCTCGACATCCGCTACAACGAGTTTGAAGGATCATTGCCTGCTCAACTTTTCAGCAAAACACTTGACGCAATACTTGTTAATAACAACCGCTTCAGTAACACCATTCCACAAAATTTAGGTTTTAGCACGGCCTCTGTTGTGGTATTTGCTAACAACAATTTCGGCGGCTGCATTCcatcaaatatatacaagtttgCAGATACTTTGGAGGAGCTACTATTGATCAACAACAATTTGACAGGGTGCTTACCACAAGATCTGGGGTTTCTCTACAAATTGAGGGTGTTGGATGTGAGCTTCAACAATATAACTGGTCCTATACCTTACAGCATGGCAGGTTTATCCCACTTGGAGCAACTAAATCTTGGCCATAACATGCTGACTGGGATTGTATCAGACGGAGTGTGTCTTTTGCCAAGCTTGAcaaatttcacattttcttacaaCTATTTCTGTGAGGAGACGGGAGTGTGTCAGAATTCGACATCAAGACCGGGCGTTAAGTTTGATGATCGTCGTAATTGTTTGCCGGAAAAACCGTTTCAGAGGAGCAAAAAGGAATGCAATGCTGTGCTTGAGCGCCCTGTCGACTGCTCTTGCTGTGAAAGTGGTGGCGGTGGTGCTGCTGCTGGACCAACTTTTGCTCCTGCTAGAGCTGCTTTTGCTCCTGCTGCAATGCCAGCTGCAGTGCCTGTGTCTCCCCCTCTATCGCTCCAAGTTACCTATAAGCAGCCGTAA